In Humulus lupulus chromosome 7, drHumLupu1.1, whole genome shotgun sequence, the following are encoded in one genomic region:
- the LOC133791848 gene encoding uncharacterized protein LOC133791848 — MGDVGCQFEHSKSLFQHAQNALYADPSNDSLILAERETLLDFRRHEKVYESFIRQKSKITWLRFRDDNTAFFHASLKKRKLANHIVSYLSDEGTVVDDYEQVIHHFLHHFQSYLGCSGRANGHIDKKSISYGPVLDLTSQLDLIKPFTAHDVKLALSSIHLVKSPGRSLKVDQPATAGDFRPIACCTTIYKCIYKRLCSRLATILPSLINSNQDAFIKHRSFAYNVLIFQDLIKGYNRKNSSPRCAMKIDLSKAYDSIDWDFLENLLKALCFPSKFICWIMICLIGTPTRYC, encoded by the exons ATGGGGGATGTTGGTTGCCAATTTGAGCATAGTAAATCTCTGTTCCAGCATGCTCAGAATGCTTTGTATGCTGATCCTAGCAATGATTCTTTGATCTTGGCTGAAAGAGAAACGTTGTTGGATTTTAGAAGACATGAGAAGGTCTATGAGAGTTTTATTCGTCAAAAGAGTAAGATCACTTGGCTTCGTTTTAGGGATGACAATACGGCTTTCTTCCATGCCAGTTTGAAGAAAAGGAAATTAGCTAATCACATAGTCTCTTATTTATCAGATGAGGGGACTGTTGTTGATGATTATGAGCAGGTAATTCACCATTTCCTTCATCATTTTCAGAGCTACTTAGGCTGTTCTGGTAGAGCTAATGGCCATATTGATAAGAAAAGTATCTCTTATGGCCCGGTTTTAGATTTAACTTCCCAACTGGATCTAATTAAGCCGTTTACTGCTCATGATGTTAAATTGGCTCTCTCTAGCATTCATCTTGTTAAAAGTCCAGGGAGGTCTCTCAAG GTGGACCAGCCTGCTACTGCTGGTGATTTCAGGCCAATTGCTTGTTGCACTACCATCTATAAATGCATATATAAGAGGCTTTGTAGTAGGCTTGCGACTATCCTTCCTTCGTTGATTAACTCTAATCAAGATGCCTTCATAAAGCATAGATCTTTTGCCTATAATGTTCTCATATTTCAAGATTTGATAAAGGGTTATAATAGGAAAAATAGCTCACCTAGATGTGCCATGAAGATTGATCTTAGCAAAGCCTATGATTCAATTGATTGGGACTTCTTGGAGAATTTGCTAAAAGCTCTATGCTTTCCTAGTAAATTTATCTGTTGGATCATGATTTGCTTGATAGGCACTCCTACTCGTTACTGTtaa